The Amaranthus tricolor cultivar Red isolate AtriRed21 chromosome 2, ASM2621246v1, whole genome shotgun sequence genome contains the following window.
ACTTTTTCAATTGATAGGTTAAAATGttaagatttttgttaaatttacgtTATTATTACCAATCATAACGATTTTTTTCATGAAAACAAACTACGCAATGATCGTATGAGAcacattttttgaaaatttgttcGAAATGAGTATTTAATTTAGCAAAGAACTTAACCTTTTGTTTACCATATAGAAAAGTTGAAAACTCTAGGTTACCATACAGATAATAAAAATGTTTGTCTATCACGTGAAAAGTTGAAAACTAATGGTTAGCACATGAAATTTCCAAATGTTTTAATAGAATAATGAGTCAGCCATTTAATTgagattttttcttttctccCTTGTGATAGGTTTTGATTCTCACCATCTACGAAAAAAAAACCGCAactataaaaaaagtttttaataaAGCTCAAAGAATGATGTAATCCAACAAAACATATTTAGTAGACTAGTACTCCTATATTTTAGCAATATTTTTTTTGCCCCTGTGACAGATTTAATTTTCAGTACCTACATGAAAATTGTAGAATCTAAagcaatatttttaaataaagctCTAAATGTCAATCAATCATACAAATCACATCCAATACCCCTAAATTTTAGCTATATCTCTTTATCTCTTATAATTAATGTTCAATTCTTTTCACCTACCGAAATGAATCCACAAatctaaaagtattttttttcttttattattcttttcaatCTACTAAAAACATTTGTGGCTCAATGGATAAAGCATCTGCATGTGGAGTAGAAGGTCTAAAATTTGACCCCTACTGAATGCAGGTATCAATTGGGGGGTTTCTTGATTGCACGTATCTCTCTTTATTCCCTCTTTAGAGAAACGAGTAagatttgtccgcatctttcaggaaaaagaaaaaccctCCGACCAGACCATGCCTTGTGCGGAATACTGGCAGAGAACAGTTAAGAGTTAGGTGAAAATTAAACTCACGATCTtattttgaaaaacaaaatatttactCTTCAATTGAAATAATACTAGATTCTCAATctaaaacaataattttataaatctaAGATTAGTGATTAAATCATGCACAACAAATTTAGTAATCCTTGATTTTAGCAATCAAAATCTACAAATCCGAAAAAAATGAGGAACAAAAAGTATTTCCTTGTTTACTAGGTCCACTCTTTTCAACTCTCAAGTGAGCATGGTCATTTGGTATGACTTTGGTGGATAGCCTCCCCACCCCACCACACCCCGCGTCAAGACAATGGCATTGTTTGTAGTGGGGGCAAATTCTCCCTACTTCCATAGATTGTTGATTGCGTTAATCATTCTTTCTAATTCTTTATTCAAGATCAATACTTTAATTGTACTTATacaattagaaaaaataaatgcaaaaaacctaacaatattttttcaaaCAAGAAAATAAGGGGAAAGTCTTGTACGACTACTCGTTTTTTGTTGTCTTCTTTTATAGAGTGGTATTATTTCCCTAATTCCATGTGCCCTTTTATTTCTCAACCTTTTTTGACAAAATTTTCCTTTTGTTCTCTTTTGGGTTTTTGGGTTTTCGCAGATCTCTGGATTTTGAAGAGCTATAGTTCAGGTTTGGTTTAATATTCTTGCCTGgattgagttttttttattggCTCTTGTatttgtttgatgaatttaCTGTGAAAGTATGATAAATGTAGTTCTTTTTGGGGGGTTTTTGTTTTCAGtggtttttgttgatgaattgatTATTTGAGCTGCTAATTTGATGATTGGAATCAATATGGTAAATGAGTTATTTTGGTTTTGATCCATCATTTTGTTGGTGTATTGTTTTTTGATTTATGCCCAAGGTTGCTAATTGATTGGTTGTTATTTTTGAGGGTTTTTGATGCTTTCTTAGTTGCTGGAAACAAAGAACTGATTTGGATTGGTGATTTTTATCTACCCTTTGGATTTTGGTAGAAAGGAAGCCCCTTTTTGGGTCTTaggttgaaattgaaattgtATTGGAAATTGGATAGTTGTAGGGATCAAATTTGCATGATATGGAAGCTAAATTTGGAGGGAAGACTAATGGGTATGGCCCAGTTGTGGCTGAAATGAAGGCAGTAGGAAAGAGGACTATAGAATGGGATTTAAATGATTGGAAATGGGATGGTGATCTTTTTCTTGCCAGTCCATTGAATCCCGCGGCTTCGGATTGTAGAAGTAGGCAGCTTTTTCCCCTCGGGCCAGAATCTGTAGCAAATGCTAATGCCAATGCCAATGTCTCTAATGGTTTGCCGTTTGGTTTCGAAGAAATTGCTATGactaatgagaatgaaaagagGGAAATAGAGAAGAGGAGGAGGGTTGTGGAAGTTCATGGTGAGGAATTACATGATCAAGTCGGACCACTTGATTTGAAGTTGGGTGAGCAGGTATATCCTATAGTTGAGGGTGAAGTTGATAGAATTGAAGGAAAGAGTGTGAAAAAGAGTAAGTCTGCCGGAAGTTCTCAACCGGTATGTCAGGTTGAAGGTTGTAGGGTCGATCTTAGTTGTGGCAAGGACTATCATAGACGTCATAAAGTTTGCGAAGTGCACTCCAAGGCTAGTGAAGCGTTGGTGGGAAACACTATGCAACGGTTTTGTCAGCAGTGTAGCAGGTTCCACGCTCTACAAGAATTTGATGATGGGAAGAGAAGCTGTCGTAGGCGTCTAGCTGGGCATAACAAAAGGAGAAGAAAAACACATGCTGAAACTTCACCTAATGGTAGCTCTTTGGTTGATGAAAGGAGTGCTGGCTATCTATTGATTAGTCTGCTGAGAATATTATCCAATTTGCATTGTAAGTACTTGTTTAATTCAGtgctatttatttaaatttttcttaaatgaaacTAGATTCTCTTCATAGGCATTGTAGGATATTGTATGTTTGATTGGACGATTACTGTATTGGTTTGGGTTTAGTTTTCCATCAGTGCGGTTAGAGTTTTAGTTTAGATTCTCTTAAATGAAGCATGGACTTTTAGTTACCTTTGTTTTTGTTATCTTGAATAAGTACCAGTCTTCATAGTGTTAAATGAAACGGGAtcataacgcctaaatatcagtcaaaaccataagatatccttTGATATGGCCTAAAATGCGGTTATACTAGACCTTTACAACTCGGAAAATATCagttcatttattttgaaaacctttataatGCGGCCAATGCGATCCGATGCGGCCTTATTTTTATACTATGCCAGTAAAACATTGTCTTATATCTAGCAACCATTGAAGGTGGAAGCCAGAAGCCTAAAGCTTGTTTTTGTCGTATCATACTCTTACTCTGACATCCTGGAGTGCTATTTCTAACTTCTCTGTACCAAACATTTTGGATTTAAGCATAATATTTGATATCTTGTTAAGCGATGAAGACATTTTACGTCAATTGTGCGCTAATTTGTGACACAAAGATAATCTCTCTTCGTTCCATTCAATTACACATCATCATAATCAAACATTGTCTTACTACCTTATAAGATGCTATTTTCTTTATAGTGGCTCTAATCTCTGCAATAGTAGAGGTGTTGCTACTAGTTGACTGTAATCCATACACACGAAATGCATGCTATATCACTATAAATAAGAAGTCCCATCACTTTTATACCCATCTAACGGTTTTTTGGGTAAATATAAGTTTGGCCCATTATCATTCAAAAGTCAGTGgacaaattttttaataaatgaacGGTGCTCTAGTGTTCGATTGTGATGAAGTttgtattccatttttattaaTTCGATTGAAGGCTGAGGCAAGATTAGTAATACTGATCTAGGAAAGGCACAAGAGTAATTGGAGTTGGTACAGGCTACGGTTTGTTATCTCTTGTTTCCATTGACTTGATTCCGGGTGCTTGATAATAATACACACTATGTGGATTGCAGCAAATGCTTCAAATGAGTCAAAAGATCAGGATCTGATTTCTCACCTTTTGAGGAACCTTGCTGACCAAGTTAATGGAAGCAACATGTCTGAGTTATATAGAGCATCCCAGAGTTTACTTAATGCGGGGACCTCTGTTGGGATGCCAGAAAAGGTATCATATCTCATGTCTGATGGTTCATTTGCTAAGTTGCTTTGTTTTTTACGTAGCTTCTGGATTTGAGCTTTTATTTTCCCGATAATTAGGTCTCTTCAAGAAGTCAAGAATCGTCTGAAGCTATACCTTCAGCAGACGCTCAGATTGGATTATTGATAAGGGAGAATCAGCATGACACACGACAGACCCAACCGGCTGCACGACCAGATGGTCTACGTCCTGCTAGCGGGTCTATACCAGCAAAAGGAATTGTGGAAGCGGCCAACCTTAAGAAACAAAACTTCAGTGGCATTGACTTAAATAGTGTTTATACGGACTTGCCAGAATGGTTAGAAAATCCAGAAAAAGGACATGGTTCTGTTGCTTGCGTACTTGGGCCAGAACAACATTTACTGAAATTGAGTCCACCTCAAACAAGTGGATACTCGGATTCGAATTCTGGTCGTTCTAGTTCTAGTGGCAGTGAAACGCAGGTAAAATTATCTTTCTCAAACTAAAATCTAATACTCAAGTTTATAATATACTAGCTATTATATGAAGGACATTGGACGCCAGAATCAAACTCATGACACTGGTTGGAAGCTTTCCACTGCATGCCTTTAAATGAAGTAGATGTGTATTTAGTAATCTTTGTTAGCTAATATGATTGAGGAACATGACACTGGAACATCGACCCATGCATATTTGGTGCTTTATTGGACAAATCTGTATAACCTGCTTCACAACTTCTATCTGGCTTACACTGCTATTCTGTCTGATCATCATGATTTAACGATGATCTTTAAGGGCTGACATGTTCTGGAACTTCTCCCCTGGGGTAAGCGATGAGAAAAGAGGGgtcggggggggggggggcggtTACACGATTTAGGCGCTAATGTCTAGTACCACCATGCACTCGAGGAAACTATGTGACCCTTGAAAAACATTGCTAATGTCTTTTATCGAACATGTGAGTGTCTTATCTTTCCTCTTCCCCTTATCATTATGTGATCTTGTAGGGCCGCACTGATCGGATAGTATTTAAGCTGTTTGGTAAGGATCCAAATGACTTGCCTCATCTATTGCGAACACAGGTAATTTTTTACTCCTTAaatatcattttaataatagACGGAGCTCATCGTATTGTTGAGGCATTTGAAATTTTTGCTCTCCAGATTCTCGATTGGTTGTCTCACAGTCCAACAGACATTGAGGGGTACATCAGGCCTGGCTGCATTGTTTTAACAATATATCTCCGCTTGAATAATGCCTTATGGGAGGAGGTTTTGCTTCTTGTCATTGAGTAGGCGGATTGTGTATTCTTGTTAGACGACTTGTTCATTCTGtctttattattgttcttgCAGCTTTGCGATGACATGAGCTCCAGTTTTGGTAGACTCTTGAGTTTGTCTGATGATCCATTTTGGAAAACCGGATGGATCTATACCAGAGTGCAGCAACGTGCTGCATTTGTCTGTGACGGTTGGTCTTCATATCCCCTTTCCCTCCTCTCCCAATAGTTAATTATATTGGTTATTGTATGCTAGATTGAGCGATTCGTTTTTCTTACAAAGTCTCATTTTGGCATGATTTGAAATTGTTTGGTCGTAAGCTTCCTTTTTAATCCGACACTGACTCTATTTATTTTGTGCTTAAGGTCATGTCATACTAGACACACCTTTACCTTTCAAGAACCGCCAGAGTCGAATTTTAAGCATCAGTCCCATTGCGGTTCCTACTTCTGAGACGGTGCAGTTTGTGATTAAGGGTTTTAATCTCTCTGGACCATCCTCCAGGTACTTAACTTTCATGTTTGTGTAATTTATTGACAAATTTAATTCATGAGGGTTAAgttataattaaattgatttgtGCATAACTTATAGCATATACTCCTTTCATTCCTTAATGAAGTTTCCAAAAGGAATGTtcacgagaattaagaaaaatagaattttttagatagtgaatatattattttgttgaataataaatttgatgaaggaaaagtagagaccataaacattaaaaaagtattaaaagaaagttagtggaaaaaatatgaggaccacaactaataaaaagtgTTTTTATAAAGTGGAAAACATGTGGAGATcgtaaagaatataaaaatgttaaaatgaagttagtggaaaatatgtggggaccataatgattattgaaatattaaaatgaggatgaatgaGGTTATTTTGTCCAAAAtatgtgatataaatagaaagattcctTTATGGAAATAACAAATGGAACAtctcaaaatggcaaatgaGAACTTCTTTAAAAGACGGAGGGAGTAGTATTTAAGCTTTGAGGCTTGCATTTGAGTCCTTGTTGGCAGTTAACAATTCACGTATCTCGCAATGCTACACTTTTTAGGTTACTCTGTGCAATAGAAGGGAAGTATTTGGTCGAGGAGAATTGTTCTGCCTTGGCAGAAGATACCGACACAGTTGCTGAGCAGGATGATGTCCAGTCTCTCGGCTTTTGTATCTCTATACCAAATCTTGTTGGGAGAGGATTTGTTGAGGTAACACTATCTCTTTTTCCCGTTTAGTCTGTTATCTAATTATCAAATTCAGTTCACTATCGCGTGTGGACGAGTGGCTACTCTTTAGTCTAAAATGTCTTGCTAGAAACTACAAAATTAACGTTCAAGATCCCTCCTGAATGGGACTTTTACATCTAATATTCTAGTTCTTTGGtgtatgaatttaatttttgttatgatATATTGTAATGTAAGCCAAGCCAATCTGATTTTGcatttttgtttttcaaaaataGATTAATTTTCGGGGGCTAACTTTAGGATTTCTTAGTTTTTGGAATATGTTTATTTAACACTATTCACCTAAATTAATATATAGCGCCAAGATGTCCAAGTAACCTTTGAGCCAGTTTGGGGGTGGGGGGTGTTATCACGGTAGTCAAGTGACATCactaaaatttggaaaaaaaaatagtagaaGTATTAAAGTGTTTGGGGGTGAGTTGCTTGAGTAGTTATTTTTTAACCATTAGGTATGTGGTTCAAGCCCCGACAACTACCtctattattttctttctcCCTTCCTTTATTCACATTACTCTACAAAAACCGAAGAAACAGTTAACCCATTTTGCCATTCACCTATTTTTGTTCTTTCAAGTGACAtcactcatttttttttctagatcCGCCCCTGCTTTGAGCTATGGTCTTGTAAACTTAGATTTGTTTGTTGGTAACATAGTCACGTGTGAGTAGTATTAACGTAACTTCCTCAATTTTCATTAgataatttatgttaattttttgatGTAGGTGGAAGATTATGGCCTCAATGGTTGCTTCTTTCCATTTATAGTTGCGGATCCTGAAATTTGCTCCGAGATATGTATGCTAGAAAGCCTAATGGAGTATGTTGGTACAGAAGAGGGTACCGATGGAGAATGTAGTACGTTGAAAGCTAGAAATGACGCCTTAGATTTTATACATGAGATGGGCTGGTTGTTGCATAGGACTAACTTAAGTTTGAGGCTAGGCCAAACCAATCCCTGCTCAGATCTTTTCCCTTTGGACCGACTAAAGTGGCTGATACTGTTTTCAATGGACCACGACTGGTGTGCCGTGCTGAGAAAACTTCTCGACATTCTATTCAGTGGAATTGTAAATACAAGGGATCATGCTTCTGTCGAACATGCATTATCGGAGATGACCCTGCTCCATGCTGCCGTTCAAAGAAATAAAAGGGCCATGGTGGAGTTTCTGTTAAGATACACGCCCCAAAAGGTTAGAAATACATCAGGTCTGGAACAGAAGCACCCGGATAATGGAACACCGGGTAGCTTCTTAtttagacccgatattgctggTTCCAATGGCTTGACCCCTCTGCATATAGCTGCTAGTTGTGCTGGTTTTGATAATGTGTTGGATGCGTTGCTTGAAGATCCTGGAAAGGTAATGAAATTATAGATGCTTTGTTGGTATTTATTACACTTATGGCACGTTTGGTTATCAGTTTAAAATGGAAAGAATGGTAATGCATTAAAATGTGATACTTAACAAGGTTTATGGTCAAGCTTGTCCTTAGAGGTGTTTGAAACAGACTCGTTGACCCGAAATTTACCTGACTTTGTAACCAAACCTGATTTGACCTgacttcaaaaatgatttacaattatgtaaaatacaATATGAACACAAAACCTTATTTCAAATTGACCTaaaatcaacccgatgacccCAATGAACATCTACTTGTCTTGCTCTAGtcattctttttcttcattagaTTCATTCTCAACCGTGACCACTTGAAAAGGTGGTACTAGATGATGatggaaaattatgaaaaaaatcaCGTGTTTTGAGGGTGAGAGTTCCGTATAATGGGAGTGACATTGTTCTTGATCATTTTTTAGTTTCTCTTATTgtttatttacaattctatacTTACCTAGTTCCTAATGTCTAATGAAATGTGTGTTgcccagtgtaacataattcactagctaattcgcgattcgctcaaatttaCCCAAGAATAGCctaaaatcgaccataattcacttttttcgattcacgattcgcgaggagattagtgaatcatgcgACACTGGTGTTGCCAAATGAGTAATAACTAGTAGTTATATTTACTAATCCTTACGGGTTTTAATGTCTTTTCTCGTTTAGGTTGGTATTAAAGCTTGGGAAAACGCTCAAGACAGCACAGGATTGACCGCTAAAGATTACGCTTGCTTGAGAGGTCATAACCAATACATCAATTTGTTccgaagaaaaatcaacaaaaattcaTCCGGCAAACATGTGGTGGTCGATATCTATGGATTTCCCGACTTGGAATCTAACCGAAAGCAATCCGATATAATCCAAAATGCGAAGTTCAATACCTTATACACCGAGAACTGCAAACTCTGTGAGGAGAAGGTAGATTACGGGTTTAAAGGAGCAGCGCTAACATATAGGCCAGCAATTCTCTCACTTGTTACCATTGCCGTAGTTTGTGTTTGTACGGCACTGCTATTCAAGAGCATGCCTCGAGTTTGTTTTGGGCCGTTGAGGTGGGATTCGTTGAAATATGGAGCAATGTAGGTAGCGATCAGCTGTATAGATTTAAGCGGATTTCGATAATTTAAGACAGTTTAGGGCAGAGGAGCATGTGTCCCTAAGAAGTGTTTAAGCTAACATATTAGTTTTATGAAATGTGAAGTTTGTTTTCTTGTGTGGATTACacaatgtattatgtatatatagagTTTAAATTTCGCTATGTATTTATGATGCCAAGATAAGTATTAGATGCATAATTTACATGAAAGTGTTTATGTAAtgctattatttattttctcctgctttattaaatttttaatattatttatcaatcactcttaatttgttgATCATCAACTTAAGTTTAGGTTCAAACCCCAAGGTATAATAAGAAAAGTTATCGTGcaaatttttactaattttcctATAAGAATAACTTATGGTTAGTTATGAATTATACCAACTTATCGGTGTGCCTTAAATAACACAAACTTTTGCTTATATTAGATTGTttgacaaaaaaagaaaattaatggtAAAACAAAAATTGGTATTAATTTAAGAAAACAATCCCTTAAGTTgtggtattattgtagaaaaattaccGAAAATTTCTATTATTCACGGTATtcttatatttctattattgtgGTAAAATCCAATTATAATATGActctatttattaaatttattttttcgatTTATAATTATAGTAGCATTACTTTTAAGCCATTCACTTGTTAGTAAATTTTCCAGTGAGTTTTGATAAGAAAAATCAAGCCATCTAAGATCTTTCTTtagtttataataagaaaaaaaaatcataaaatcctTGCAtgattttctctttcttttcctGTACCAGTGTAGAGTTTTATATAGTTTTAGCGGATTAACTTGAATCAAATACACTATAAtcgtaaatatatatatatcttttttaaaaaactagtacaattatcttttaaaaaatttaagcaTGGTATATTTCCCTAATCTATTATTGTgaaaaatacaatatttttacaGTGCACCTCTCGTTAAATGCCTCTTGCAAAAAAATATCTTgaataattttacttattttccaTTTGTTGTGAATATTCtttaatattgaatatttttaaataatctaacctttatatgttttttattaacACCTCTTACCACATGTTGACCGGCTACTTAAATACTTACTACCAAAGAGGAGAGTAGACCAATGGAGAAATATAAAGAGGAAGAAAAAATAAGTATAACTGCTATTAGATACCAATAATAGTCGGTTAAAATATGATATGGGGTACTCtcaacaaaaaatatacaaaaattaaattattcactaATAATCCATAATAAAAATTATCCAGAGGAAATGAGTAATAGATGGAATTATTCGGAATAATTattcccaaaaaataaaaacctatGATAATttagttgtaaaaaaaattttaaaaaaaggtgCATGATATTTATGTATTGCAAAATTCTTGTCAATCTCAATTCTCAACGTACGCGTTTCTTTCTTTTCCCACTAGCATCTTCCTTCTCACTCGCTTTGTTTCTTGACCTTCCCACTTTTTGCAAGCAACTATACTCCATAACCCTTCTCTAATTTCTTCTTAATTTCGTCAAATCACTTCCTTAATCTTATTCAGATCTCTTTTTCAGGTAAGATTCTTCTCAAATAACATTTATTTTGTATCGTaagtatttgaattttgtttacTAGCTTCACTCCTAATTGATTTATGTTTTCCCTTATTTTGAGCTCAAATTTCACTGATCTGGAGTATTTTGTTACTTCAtactataatttttagttaaattgaTGTGTGGaactatttcattttgattatttaagcTCAATCCTAGCTGTGTTTGCTTGATGgtctttttaattttgtaaattaataaCTGGGCGAGTTTCAGTTTCCTTTTTGAGCTTTATCagaatttttatccttcatttctttcatgtACATGTGTTTTAATTAAAAGATGTATTTCTATGATCTACTTTTGAAATTGGTTGTTCATTTGGATTCTGTGTTTGTCTTTTTTATTAGATCACTATAATTTCTAGGTTAAGAAACTATGCGGGTTTTTATTGGGTCGAACAGGTAATTGACTAGTATGTTATGATTTGATTCAGTTGGTTTTCGGTTGTGGTTAAGTTTGGTTCGGTTTAAAACTGATTTTGGGTGTACATTTTTCGATTCACTGCCATTTTCGATTTCTGCTGTTTCCATAGATTATTGAAAGTGATGTCAAATACATATTACAACTTTGCAGTTAGTTTTTCATACATGGAAATGGGTTTGTAATGAATTTTAACTTCTGGGATCATTCTTGTGTAGTTGTGTGATTGTGTAAAGtactttctttattaatttaattgacatgAGAATCATCGGTTAGCTTAGAGGTTGAGGGTTTTCCGTTTCAACCTTCGTAATAGGGGTTTGATTCTTATCACTATAGGAAGGATTAATTCCCTCAACCCCTTGCTTGTATGGATTTTCTAGCCTATTtcgaatttaaaattgaaagaaTGATTTATGGTCATATTGAATTTGCACAAATGCAGCTGTTTAAACATGTTATTTGCTTGTTGTAGTCATCTAGTGTGCTTCATATTGAGGGACAAACTATGAGCTGTTTTGGCTGCTGTGGTGACGATGAGTTTCAGAGAGGAGATAATGGAGTATACATGACAAATAACACAGCTGGTAAGAGTTGAACTATAAATTGAGTTGCCCTAGACATGTGCAGATTAAGGTGCAGGTGTTTTTATGCGGTTGTATAATTTGATGTTTCCTAGTGAACTTAAATACTACTATCTGctacttttttttaatcatatgGCTGTGTTTGGTTTCAAGAAAACATTTTCTCAAAAACTCCAaggtaattaaaatgaaatactcgGGTGGAAAAAGTTTTCTATTTCTTACAAAAAAATTTCCTCCAAAAATGGAACCAAATCAATTTTGCTCCGCCTTTACACCTCTATTTCCTTGAAGATGTTTccatcaaaccaaacaaagGAAAATTAATTATCATTGGCATTTGCCTCTGGAAAATGCTTCTCATGGACAATTCTTCTGCGTGGAAGATGTTTTCCACTAAACCAAATACTCCCTTGATGTATTTTGAGTTATAGTTCGATGTTTTGGATTGGAATATACTATAGAAAAATGACTGATTAAATCATGAAccattcttatttatttatttatttatttttttgacaaGATCAACATTTCTTCTTTATATTAAGTTGAGATGATGTTTTCTATTAAGTGTCAATCAAAAAAAGctctttattattacaaaggCAAGATTGCATAAATCTGAATTCTGACCCCACAAAACCTACCTAGGTGGGAGGCTGGGACCTATGAGCTACTTAATGGCATTAGGGTGATGAAATGTTTTATCTGATATGTTTTGGTTTCTGGTATTGTTAGCTTTTAGCTCTGAGCATATCACAGAGGACACAcaaaatggttttgtttttcagGCCATAATGCAGCGTACCCTACAAAAGAAGACAAACCCAAGGATACACAAACTGTAAATTTTCAGCCTCCTGCTGTTTCTGCTATTACTGTGGACGAGCTGAAAGAAATTACTGATAATTTTGGAACAAAAGCTTTAATTGGGGAGGGATCTTATGGAAGAGTGTATTATGGTGTTCTAAAAAGTGGACAGGCTGCTGCCTTGAAGAAGCTAGATTCCAGTAAACAACCTGACCAAGAGATTTTGGGACAGGTAATGTCTAAAGCTGCAAATGGTCTGAGTTCTTCCTATT
Protein-coding sequences here:
- the LOC130804603 gene encoding squamosa promoter-binding-like protein 1 — its product is MEAKFGGKTNGYGPVVAEMKAVGKRTIEWDLNDWKWDGDLFLASPLNPAASDCRSRQLFPLGPESVANANANANVSNGLPFGFEEIAMTNENEKREIEKRRRVVEVHGEELHDQVGPLDLKLGEQVYPIVEGEVDRIEGKSVKKSKSAGSSQPVCQVEGCRVDLSCGKDYHRRHKVCEVHSKASEALVGNTMQRFCQQCSRFHALQEFDDGKRSCRRRLAGHNKRRRKTHAETSPNGSSLVDERSAGYLLISLLRILSNLHSNASNESKDQDLISHLLRNLADQVNGSNMSELYRASQSLLNAGTSVGMPEKVSSRSQESSEAIPSADAQIGLLIRENQHDTRQTQPAARPDGLRPASGSIPAKGIVEAANLKKQNFSGIDLNSVYTDLPEWLENPEKGHGSVACVLGPEQHLLKLSPPQTSGYSDSNSGRSSSSGSETQGRTDRIVFKLFGKDPNDLPHLLRTQILDWLSHSPTDIEGYIRPGCIVLTIYLRLNNALWEELCDDMSSSFGRLLSLSDDPFWKTGWIYTRVQQRAAFVCDGHVILDTPLPFKNRQSRILSISPIAVPTSETVQFVIKGFNLSGPSSRLLCAIEGKYLVEENCSALAEDTDTVAEQDDVQSLGFCISIPNLVGRGFVEVEDYGLNGCFFPFIVADPEICSEICMLESLMEYVGTEEGTDGECSTLKARNDALDFIHEMGWLLHRTNLSLRLGQTNPCSDLFPLDRLKWLILFSMDHDWCAVLRKLLDILFSGIVNTRDHASVEHALSEMTLLHAAVQRNKRAMVEFLLRYTPQKVRNTSGLEQKHPDNGTPGSFLFRPDIAGSNGLTPLHIAASCAGFDNVLDALLEDPGKVGIKAWENAQDSTGLTAKDYACLRGHNQYINLFRRKINKNSSGKHVVVDIYGFPDLESNRKQSDIIQNAKFNTLYTENCKLCEEKVDYGFKGAALTYRPAILSLVTIAVVCVCTALLFKSMPRVCFGPLRWDSLKYGAM